CGATATGGGTGATCCGGTCGGCGCTGCCGCGCATGCCCGTAAGGTGCTCAAGAGCGACGGCACATTGATGCTGGTCGAACCGAAGGCTGGAGATCGCCTCGAAGACAATCTCAACCCGGTCGGTCGTGTCTTTTACGCGTTCTCTGCCAGCGTCTGTGTGCCGTGTTCTCTGAATCAGGAAGTCGGGCTGGCGCTTGGCGCACAGGCTGGAAACGCGAAGTTGGCAGAGGTGACGCGTCAAGCCGGCTTCTCGCAATTCCGCTGCGCGGCAGAGACGCCGTTTAACGTCGTGCTGGAGGCGAGGCTTTAAGCCCGCCTATAAAAACGGGCGCCGAAGCTCCGGCGCCCGTTCAGGCAATTGGTCTGTAAAAGAAATTACTTCTTCTTTGCCTTCGCCTTGGCCGGAGCGGCTTCCGGCGCCCAAACCGACTTCCAGGCCAGGTACGGCTGCGAGAAGGCCGTCATCACGAACTTCTTGCCGTTCGCGTTCAGATCGGCGGGGGCAGCCTTGGCGGCTTTCGCAGCCGGAGCCTTGGCAGACTTTTTGGCAAGAGCGGCGGTCGGCGCCACAGCAACGGCGAGTGCAAGAACAAGAGCGGTTTTACGCATTGGATCCCTCAGAGTTTAATACCACCGGTATCCCCCGGCTGTCGGCGAACAAGCACAAAAAGAACGTCGTGCAAATGTAAGAGCCCTTGTTTTCCGGGCATTTTGGCGTGCTTTGCGCCAAACAGTCGCACCTTGGCAACAGCCGGACACCGAACCTTAACGGCTGTTTAAATTCCCTCCCGTAGCGTCCCGGTTTGGTCCGGTGCGCAGGAAGCGGCCGGACGTCAGATGCTGCGGGGGATCGCTTTGGGACGGCGAAACAAGGCCGCGCGCCGCGAGCCAAAGTTCGATGTCGAGGGTCCCAAGCGGGAATTGCGCGTCGACCCCGAAGACAGGATTCCGATCAGCGACGAGGATATGCCCCGTACCAAGACGCGCGCGCGCAAAAAGCCGGCCAGCAACGGAAAGGCCAGCGCCCCAGATGCGGCGCCTGCCAAGGCGCCCAGGAAAGGCGGCAGCGGCGGAGGCCGCCGCAGATCCCTGCCCGGCCGCCTCGTCTATTGGGGATTGGTCCTTTGCCTTTGGGGCGTGATCGGCCTCGTCGGCCTTTTTGCGTGGGTGGGCGCGCACCTGCCGCCGATCCAGTCGCTCGAAGTGCCCAAGCGCCCGCCATCGATCCAGATCGCCGGAACGGACGGACGCATATTGGCCGTTCGCGGTGACAGCGGCGTTTCAGCCAAGGTGAAGGAGTTGCCGAAATACGTGCCTCAGGCCTTCATCGCCATCGAGGATCGGCGCTTCTACGAGCATTACGGCATCGATCCCATCGGCATTGCCCGGGCCGCCGTCGCCAACATCTTGCGCCGCGGCGTCTCGCAAGGCGGCTCGACCCTGACACAACAGCTCGCAAAGAACCTGTTCCTGACGCAGGAACGCACGTTCAGCCGCAAGCTGCAGGAAGTCGTGCTCGCGCTATGGCTGGAGCAGAAATTCTCGAAAACCGAGATCCTCGATCTCTATCTCAATCGCGTCTATTTCGGCGCCGGCGCCTATGGCGTAGAAGCAGCGGCGCAGCGCTATTTCGGCAAACATGCGCGTGAAATGTCGCTGTCCGAAGCGGCAATGCTGGCCGGGCTGGTCCGTTCGCCGTCGCGGCTCGCCCCGACGCGCAATCCGAATGGCGCACAACGTCGCGCGCAAGTCGTGCTGGCGGCCATGGCCAATTCCGGCTTCATCAATGACAAGACCGCGGCGACGGCCATCGCCCAGCCAGCGCATGCGCTGAAACAGACCAGCAATGGATCGATCAATTACGTCGCCGACTGGATCATGGACGTGCTCGACGATCTCGTCGGTCGCGTCGATGACGATATCGTTGTCGAAACATCGATTGATCCGGCGATGCAGCTCTATGCCGAACAGGCGATCACCGAAGAGCTGACAGCAAAGGGCGAAAAGTTCGGCGTCGAACAGGGCGCGCTGATCGCGATGACACCGGACGGCGCGGTACGTGCGATGATCGGCGGCAAGAGCTATGCGGAAAGCCAGTTCAACCGCGCGGTTGCCGCCAAGCGCCAGCCGGGCTCGTCATTCAAGCCGTTCGTCTATCTCACCGCGCTCGAACGCGGGCTGACGCCGGACACGATCCGCGAGGACAAGCCGATTTCCGTGAGAGGCTGGAAACCGGAAAATTATACGCGCGAATATTATGGCCCCGTCACACTGACACAGGCGCTGGCGATGTCGCTGAATACCGTGTCCGTGCGGCTGACGCTGGAATTTGGCCCCACTGCGGTGACGCGCACCGCGCATCGGCTCGGCATTGCCTCCAAACTTGAACCGAATGCCTCGATCGCGCTCGGCACGTCGGAAGTGTCGCTGCTCGAAATGGCATCGGCCTTCGCCCCTTTCGCCAATAACGGCATGGCGATCTCGCCGCATGTGATCGAAAGCATTCGCGGCAGGAATGGCAAGGTGCGCTATCGGCGCCGACCGCAAAGCTTCGGCCAGACGATAGAGCCGCGCTACGTCGGCATGATGAATACGATGCTGCAGGAAACGCTGCAGATCGGCACCGGACGCAAGGCCGAACTTGGCGGACGTCCCGCCGCCGGCAAAACAGGTACGAGCCAGGATTTCCGCGATGGCTGGTTCGTCGGTTACACGGCGCAGCTTGTCGCCGGCGTGTGGCTTGGCAACGACGATTCATCTCCGACGAAAAAAATGACCGGCGGCGGACTACCGGCGGAGATCTGGGCCCGCTTCATGAAAAACGCGCATCGCAACACTCCTGTTGCGAGCCTGCCGGGCCTGCATGGCGGCTTCTATCTGCCTTATCCGAACCAGCAGAACGAAGCGCCGGGCATGGTGCAAAATGATCGGCCGGTGCCGCCGGGCTCCATACCGGGACGTTCGGCTTCAGTCGCAACGCCGGCGCGCAATGACGGGATGGATAGCTGGCTGCTGGACCGCCTGCTGGGACCGCGCCGTTAACGCGCTTGCGGCGCTGCCCGCCGCAGCAACAGCCAAAGCCCGAACACCACCAAGGTCATCGCCAGAATGGCAATGCCTGCGACAATGACCGAACGGTTCATTGCGAAAGCCACCAGCGTGCAGACAATGGCCGCCATGAATTGAGGGCTGAACCCGAGGAGCGACGATGCCGCTCCGGCGCGATCCGAAAAGCAGGACAGTCCACCTGCCAAAGCCAGCGGGAAGACCATACCAAAGCCAATCAGCGTGAACGCCATCGCCGCAACCAGCGTCACCACGGATGCAAGGTCTAGTGCAATCAGCAGGCAGACAATCGTGCCACCCGTGACCATGATCGATGCCCCATAGCCGATCATGCGCACGATGCCGACGCGCAACACCTTCCGCGTTGCGAAAAGGTTGCCGACGAGAAAACCACACCCACAGAGCGTGAAGATGACCGCAAACCGAAGCGGGGTCAGGCCGTAAAGATTCTGCAGGATGAAGGGAGCGGTCGTCAGCCACACCAGAAGACACGTATAGGCCGCAGCGCCGATCAGGAGATATAACACAAACACGCGATGTTGCAGCATCTGGCGATAACCAGATATCAGCGTGCCGATCGACAACTGCTCTGACACGCGCTCTCCAAGCGTTTCCGGCAGTTTGCGCCAGACCGTGGCAAGCACAACGGCACCGACAGCCAGCAGCGCCGCAAAGGCAGAACGCCAGCCAAAGAAGAAATGCAAGGTTCCGCCAATCAGCGGCGCGGATACCGGCCCGGCCGCCATCACGAGACTCATCAAAGACAATTCTTTGCCGGCTCGTGCGCCACTATAGAGATCGCGCACGACGGCTCGCGCGAGGACGGTCGCACCCGACGCACCAAAGGCCTGCAAGACGCGCGCGCCGATCAGAACGTCGATTGACGGCGACAGAAAACAGATCAGCGCACCGGCGCAATAGCAGAGAATCGCAATCAAAAGGCCGGATCTGCGACCGTACCAATCCGAGATCGGCCCGTAAGCGATCTGGCCGGCAGCAAAGCCGATGAGATAAGCCGACAGCGTCAGTTGCACCTGCGCCGGAGGGACCCCGAAGGCACGGCCGATATCCGGCAAAACCGGCAAATACAGATCGGTCGATAACGGTCCTAACGCGGTCAGCGCCGCGAGCAGCGCGGTGAACGCAAACGTATTGGGTTTGAACATGAAGATGAATTGATGCCGAGTATCTCAGTGCCGTGAACGGGGTTTGCCGTTCACGGGGACGTCCGGCAACGGCCGCGCGCTTGGCAAGCCATAGCGGTGAAGCTCGGTGCCATGACTGTCAAGCCAGTTCTTTGCTCGGCGGACATTCGGGCAGAGCCGGTCTACGAGACGCCAGAACCGGGGCGAATGGTTCATTTCGACAAGATGCGCCACTTCGTGCGCGGCAAGATAATCGAGCACATAGGGCGGCGCGAGAATGAGCCGCCAGGAATAGGACAGCACGCCGGTGGTCGAGCAGGAGCCCCAGCGGCTCGACGGATCGCGAATCGACACATGCTTGACGGTCACGCCGAGCTGTTCGGCGAAAGCGCGGCTGGCCTGTTCGAGATCGGCTTTGGCTTCGCGGCGCAGGAAATCGCCGACGCGGCGATCGACATGTGGCGTATCGCCGGCCACGCATAATTTGCGCTCGCCATCTTCTGCCACTTCGATCCAGACCGTGCCGCGCATGCCCTTGCGATGCACGAGGCGGTGCGGTTGGCCACGCAGCGGAACAATCGTGCCATGGGCAAAGGGTTCGGCCTTCGGCAGATGATCGAGACGCGACGCGATCCAACCGCCATGCTTCTGCGCAAAATCCTTTGCTTCCTTCAGGCAGCCGCGCGGTGGCATCGTCAGCACGACCTCACGGGTCGCGGCCATGATGCGCAGCGTATAACGGCGTGCCTGGCGATGTCGTCTGACACGCACAAGGTAGATGTGCTTGTCATGGACGACCTGGATCGCCTTCGGTTCGGCCGGGCGGCGGTACAAAAGAGCACGAAGCGACATGACACCCTCGCTGCCTCGCCGCAGATACTGCCATAGCCGGGGCCAACGAAAAGCTTATCGCGAAAATAAAGTCTGACCCCAATATGTGGTGCAAACTCGTGCCAAAGACCACAAAAAGCTGTGCTTAAATATTGAATATCAGTTCATTTTTTGTGAAGGCTCCGCGCACGCGAAATCTGCGGATCAACCGGCGCATTTTCAGAAAACCGTCACAATAACAGCGGCTTAGCGCCAACGGCGTCGAACCAGTGTCATCAACCGGTTAAAAGCTGCTGATTCGAAACCGTCCCTCAGCTTACGGCATGGACGATACGGGGCTTGCTAATCACGCTCTGGCTACTCAGCGCAAAGTCGGCAATGCGCGGCGCAATCTCGGACCGGAAACGCGACCCGTTGAACACGCCATAGTGGCCGACGCCTGGCTGTACGTAATGCGCCTGGCGATTGGCAGGGATATTGACGCACAGTGCATGCGCCGCCTCGGTCTGACCAAGACCGGAGATATCGTCCTTTTCGCCCTCAATGGTCAGCAACGCGGTCTTGCGGATCGCCGCCGGATCAATGCGCACGCCGCGATGCATCATCTCGCCTTTTGGCAAAAGATGCTTCACGAAGACCGTATCGACAGTCTGCAAGTAGAATTCGGCGGTGAGATCCATGACGGCCAGATACTCGTCATAGAACTCGCGATGCTTCTGTGCGGAATCGCCGTCCCCCTTCACGAGATTGAAGAAAAGCTGCTTGTGCGCGTCGAGATGCCGGTCGAGGTTCATGCTGACGAAGCCGTTGAGCTGCAGGAACCCCGGATACACGTCGCGCATCACGCCAGGATGCGGAAACGGCACCTTGGTGATGACGTTGCGCCGGAACCAATCGGTCCCGCGATCCTCGGCCAGCTTGTTGACCGCAGTCGGATTGATGCGCGTATCGATCGGCCCGCCCATCAGCGTCATCGAATGGGGCACATAAGGATCGCCCTCGGCTTCCATCCGCGCCACGGCCGCCAGCACCGGTACGGCCGGCTGGCATACTGCAACGAGATGACAATCTCCCCCGAGCGCATGCAGGATCGAAATGACGTAATCGATATAATCGTCGAGGTCGAAGCGGCCTTCGGCCAGCGGCACCAGACGCGCATCGACCCATTCGGTGATGTAGACATCATGATTGGGGAGAAAGGCTTCGACCGTCCCCCGCAACAGTGTCGCGTAATGGCCCGACATCGGTGCGACAATCACCAGCTTTGGCTGCGGGCGGCGCGGAGGCGACCGAAACACACGCTCGAAATGCAGAAGGCGACAAAACGGCCGCTCCCAAACCGGGGTGATGTGAACCGGCACACGTTCGCCACTGACGATAGTATCGTTAATGCCCCATTCCGGCTTGCCGTAACGGCGGGTAAAGCGCTCGAACATCTCGGCGCTGGCCGCCATCGTCTTCCCGAATGTCGTATGCGACCAGGGATTAAGAGGATTCTTGAGATAGAGCCGCGCGACATCCGCAGCAGCGCGAGCGGGATTCAGCGCGGCGTAGCTCATTTCATAGAACCAATACATCCCGTTGGATAGAACGGGACCGCCTTCCTCCGGCAAAGCCGGCGCGCCGCCAAATTCCCCAATCGCCATATTTTTCTGTCCCGACACGTTGTTGCAACGCAACATCGGGCCTTTTGTTCACGGCGTCAATATAGGCGACGGATCTTGAAATCAGATTACAAATTGGTCATTCGCCGCTTTGCATCAGCGATCCGACCGTTCTGGCGCTCTTTAGCAGCGCCAAAAAACCAATGATTGCAGCTACAAAATAGGCAATATTCAGCGCAAAGGCCCAAATCATCAGGTCCGCGCGGAAGGTGTGCTCAATCAACAGGGCTCGCATGCCCTCGAACACATAGGTCGGCGGCAGCAGCCAGGCGACCGCCTGCAGCCACTCCGGCAGGATCGAAACCGGGTAATAAACGCAAGTGAGCGGCAGCAGCAGGAACATGATGGTCCAGGCCATGCTTTCGGCGCCCATGCCGTTCCGAAGCACGATGCCGGACACGAAAATGCCGACAGCCCAACTCGTCAAGATCAGGTTAAGGAAGAAGATCGCCAGCGCAAAGCCCAGTCCGTAGAGATTGAAGCTGAAGAACCCCATCGCCATAAGAGACACCGGCACCATGCCGATCGCGAGGCGAATGACGCTCATGATCATCAGTGCGCAGATGAATTCGACGGGGCGCAGCGGGCTCATCATCAGATTGCCCATGTTGCGCGCCCACATCTCTTCGAGAAACGAGATGGAAAATCCGAGCTGCCCCCGAAACAGAATATCCCACAGCAGCACCGCGCCGATGAAGGTACCGCCGGCCTTTGCAAAGAAGCCGGCATTCTCAGAAATGTAGAGCTGCAGAAAGCCCCACATCAGCATCTGCACCGCAGGCCAATAGATCAACTCAAGCAATCGCGGCCACGACGATCGCAGCAGATACCAATAACGCAGCACCATCGC
The genomic region above belongs to Pseudorhodoplanes sinuspersici and contains:
- a CDS encoding polyhydroxyalkanoate depolymerase, coding for MAIGEFGGAPALPEEGGPVLSNGMYWFYEMSYAALNPARAAADVARLYLKNPLNPWSHTTFGKTMAASAEMFERFTRRYGKPEWGINDTIVSGERVPVHITPVWERPFCRLLHFERVFRSPPRRPQPKLVIVAPMSGHYATLLRGTVEAFLPNHDVYITEWVDARLVPLAEGRFDLDDYIDYVISILHALGGDCHLVAVCQPAVPVLAAVARMEAEGDPYVPHSMTLMGGPIDTRINPTAVNKLAEDRGTDWFRRNVITKVPFPHPGVMRDVYPGFLQLNGFVSMNLDRHLDAHKQLFFNLVKGDGDSAQKHREFYDEYLAVMDLTAEFYLQTVDTVFVKHLLPKGEMMHRGVRIDPAAIRKTALLTIEGEKDDISGLGQTEAAHALCVNIPANRQAHYVQPGVGHYGVFNGSRFRSEIAPRIADFALSSQSVISKPRIVHAVS
- a CDS encoding multidrug effflux MFS transporter, with product MFKPNTFAFTALLAALTALGPLSTDLYLPVLPDIGRAFGVPPAQVQLTLSAYLIGFAAGQIAYGPISDWYGRRSGLLIAILCYCAGALICFLSPSIDVLIGARVLQAFGASGATVLARAVVRDLYSGARAGKELSLMSLVMAAGPVSAPLIGGTLHFFFGWRSAFAALLAVGAVVLATVWRKLPETLGERVSEQLSIGTLISGYRQMLQHRVFVLYLLIGAAAYTCLLVWLTTAPFILQNLYGLTPLRFAVIFTLCGCGFLVGNLFATRKVLRVGIVRMIGYGASIMVTGGTIVCLLIALDLASVVTLVAAMAFTLIGFGMVFPLALAGGLSCFSDRAGAASSLLGFSPQFMAAIVCTLVAFAMNRSVIVAGIAILAMTLVVFGLWLLLRRAAPQAR
- a CDS encoding transglycosylase domain-containing protein, whose translation is MLRGIALGRRNKAARREPKFDVEGPKRELRVDPEDRIPISDEDMPRTKTRARKKPASNGKASAPDAAPAKAPRKGGSGGGRRRSLPGRLVYWGLVLCLWGVIGLVGLFAWVGAHLPPIQSLEVPKRPPSIQIAGTDGRILAVRGDSGVSAKVKELPKYVPQAFIAIEDRRFYEHYGIDPIGIARAAVANILRRGVSQGGSTLTQQLAKNLFLTQERTFSRKLQEVVLALWLEQKFSKTEILDLYLNRVYFGAGAYGVEAAAQRYFGKHAREMSLSEAAMLAGLVRSPSRLAPTRNPNGAQRRAQVVLAAMANSGFINDKTAATAIAQPAHALKQTSNGSINYVADWIMDVLDDLVGRVDDDIVVETSIDPAMQLYAEQAITEELTAKGEKFGVEQGALIAMTPDGAVRAMIGGKSYAESQFNRAVAAKRQPGSSFKPFVYLTALERGLTPDTIREDKPISVRGWKPENYTREYYGPVTLTQALAMSLNTVSVRLTLEFGPTAVTRTAHRLGIASKLEPNASIALGTSEVSLLEMASAFAPFANNGMAISPHVIESIRGRNGKVRYRRRPQSFGQTIEPRYVGMMNTMLQETLQIGTGRKAELGGRPAAGKTGTSQDFRDGWFVGYTAQLVAGVWLGNDDSSPTKKMTGGGLPAEIWARFMKNAHRNTPVASLPGLHGGFYLPYPNQQNEAPGMVQNDRPVPPGSIPGRSASVATPARNDGMDSWLLDRLLGPRR
- a CDS encoding ABC transporter permease, with translation MKVSPRTYQSPEAIAFSISRIFAMVLRYWYLLRSSWPRLLELIYWPAVQMLMWGFLQLYISENAGFFAKAGGTFIGAVLLWDILFRGQLGFSISFLEEMWARNMGNLMMSPLRPVEFICALMIMSVIRLAIGMVPVSLMAMGFFSFNLYGLGFALAIFFLNLILTSWAVGIFVSGIVLRNGMGAESMAWTIMFLLLPLTCVYYPVSILPEWLQAVAWLLPPTYVFEGMRALLIEHTFRADLMIWAFALNIAYFVAAIIGFLALLKSARTVGSLMQSGE
- a CDS encoding M48 family metallopeptidase, which translates into the protein MSLRALLYRRPAEPKAIQVVHDKHIYLVRVRRHRQARRYTLRIMAATREVVLTMPPRGCLKEAKDFAQKHGGWIASRLDHLPKAEPFAHGTIVPLRGQPHRLVHRKGMRGTVWIEVAEDGERKLCVAGDTPHVDRRVGDFLRREAKADLEQASRAFAEQLGVTVKHVSIRDPSSRWGSCSTTGVLSYSWRLILAPPYVLDYLAAHEVAHLVEMNHSPRFWRLVDRLCPNVRRAKNWLDSHGTELHRYGLPSARPLPDVPVNGKPRSRH